A section of the Streptomyces xinghaiensis S187 genome encodes:
- a CDS encoding SRPBCC family protein, whose translation MAEHTSSNIMIEAAPGEVMSVISDFDRYPEWTGEVKEAEVLAKDDRGRAEQVRLVLDAGAIKDDHTLAYTWTGENEVSWTLVKSQMLRSLDGTYRLTPADGGARTEVTYQLTVDVKIPMLGMIKRKAEKVIIDRALAGLKKRVESGARA comes from the coding sequence ATGGCGGAACACACCAGCTCGAACATCATGATCGAGGCGGCACCGGGCGAGGTCATGTCGGTGATCTCCGACTTCGACCGCTACCCGGAGTGGACCGGGGAGGTCAAGGAGGCCGAGGTGCTGGCCAAGGACGACCGCGGCCGTGCCGAGCAGGTCCGGCTGGTGCTCGACGCCGGGGCGATCAAGGACGACCACACCCTCGCCTACACCTGGACCGGCGAGAACGAGGTGAGCTGGACGCTGGTGAAGTCGCAGATGCTGCGCTCCCTCGACGGCACCTACCGGCTGACGCCGGCCGACGGCGGCGCCCGCACCGAGGTGACGTACCAGCTGACCGTCGACGTCAAGATCCCCATGCTCGGGATGATCAAACGCAAGGCGGAGAAGGTCATCATCGACCGGGCTCTCGCCGGCCTGAAGAAGCGCGTCGAGAGCGGCGCGCGGGCCTGA
- a CDS encoding metallophosphoesterase family protein: protein MRVHVVSDVHGNSADLARAGDGADALVCLGDLVLFLDYADRSRGIFPRLFGTENAERIVELRTDRRFREAREFGARLWAGVAGGEEERRSVIESAVREQYAELFAAFPRPTYATYGNVDIPALWPEYAGAHGVSVLDGERTEIGGLVFGFVGGGLPSPMRTPYEIDEETYAAKVAALGEVDVLCSHIPPEVPELCYDTVARRFERGSPALLEAIRATRPRYALFGHVHQPLVRRMRVGATECVNVGHFAATGTPWALEW, encoded by the coding sequence ATGCGAGTCCATGTGGTCAGTGACGTGCACGGGAACAGCGCGGACCTCGCCAGGGCGGGCGACGGCGCGGACGCCCTGGTCTGCCTCGGCGACCTCGTCCTGTTCCTGGACTACGCGGATCGTTCCAGAGGGATATTTCCGCGGCTTTTCGGCACGGAGAACGCCGAGCGCATCGTGGAACTCCGCACCGACCGGCGCTTCCGGGAGGCCCGCGAGTTCGGCGCCCGGCTGTGGGCCGGGGTGGCCGGCGGGGAGGAGGAGCGCCGCAGCGTCATCGAGTCCGCGGTGCGCGAGCAGTACGCCGAGCTGTTCGCGGCCTTTCCGCGGCCGACGTACGCCACCTACGGAAATGTCGACATCCCGGCCCTCTGGCCGGAGTACGCGGGCGCGCACGGGGTCAGCGTGCTCGACGGCGAGCGGACCGAGATCGGCGGTCTGGTCTTCGGGTTCGTCGGCGGCGGGCTGCCCAGCCCGATGCGCACCCCGTACGAGATCGACGAGGAGACCTACGCCGCGAAGGTCGCCGCCCTCGGCGAGGTGGACGTGCTCTGCTCGCACATCCCGCCGGAGGTTCCCGAGCTCTGCTACGACACCGTGGCCCGCCGCTTCGAACGGGGCAGCCCGGCCCTGCTGGAGGCGATCCGCGCGACGCGGCCGCGCTACGCGCTGTTCGGGCATGTGCACCAGCCGCTGGTGCGCCGGATGCGCGTCGGCGCCACGGAGTGCGTCAACGTCGGCCATTTCGCCGCGACCGGGACGCCGTGGGCGCTGGAGTGGTGA
- a CDS encoding ArsA family ATPase: protein MASTLVRTVLVTGPGGAGRTTAAAASALAAARRGQRVLLLTTGRPSLLDTVLGRTLPPPAAATRAPERGPAPHAPWTAPVPAAPGLWAARVEGDEHLREHLLALQERGGPVLDLLGAAPLHPDELAVLPGAGRLGVLRALRAVRDLPAAAPGPAAAAPSSASAAAAEHPAAEDGLPDAWDLVVVDLPPAQETLAVLALPEQLSWYLDRLLPPSRQAARALRPVLAQLAGVPVPAPWLYGAADRARAGLAAAREVLSAPTTTLRLVAEPGPAAVDALRRLRPGLALHGHRVDAVIAGKVLPTGSPDPWLAALSGEQQTALKALDEEWADPDTGTALYELPHLGREPRGPDDLAVLADALAHRSGTPERLPGAPHGAVPGPGAPAWTVEDRRAEEGVLVWRIPLAGAERGDLELVRRGDELIVAAGPFRRIVPLPPALRRCTVSGAGLSGGELRVRFVPEPGLWPRAT, encoded by the coding sequence GTGGCGAGCACCCTCGTCCGCACGGTCCTGGTGACCGGCCCCGGAGGGGCGGGACGCACCACCGCCGCCGCGGCCTCCGCCCTCGCCGCGGCCCGGCGCGGGCAGCGCGTCCTCCTGCTGACCACCGGCCGGCCCAGCCTCCTGGACACGGTGCTCGGCCGCACGCTCCCGCCGCCCGCCGCGGCCACCCGCGCCCCGGAGCGCGGACCGGCGCCGCACGCCCCCTGGACCGCGCCCGTCCCCGCCGCGCCCGGCCTCTGGGCGGCCCGGGTCGAGGGCGACGAACACCTCCGGGAACACCTCCTCGCCCTCCAGGAGCGCGGCGGGCCCGTGCTCGACCTGCTGGGCGCCGCACCCCTCCACCCGGACGAGCTCGCCGTCCTGCCGGGCGCCGGACGGCTCGGCGTCCTCCGCGCGCTCCGCGCGGTCCGCGACCTCCCGGCCGCGGCGCCCGGGCCCGCCGCCGCTGCGCCCTCCTCCGCGTCGGCGGCCGCGGCGGAACACCCGGCGGCGGAGGACGGGCTCCCGGACGCCTGGGACCTCGTGGTCGTCGATCTGCCGCCCGCGCAGGAGACCTTGGCCGTCCTGGCGCTCCCCGAACAGCTGAGCTGGTACCTGGACCGCCTGCTGCCCCCGAGCCGGCAGGCCGCCCGCGCCCTGCGGCCGGTGCTCGCCCAGCTCGCCGGGGTGCCCGTGCCCGCCCCCTGGCTCTACGGGGCCGCCGACCGGGCCCGGGCCGGACTCGCCGCCGCGCGGGAGGTGCTGAGCGCCCCGACGACCACGCTGCGGCTGGTGGCCGAGCCGGGCCCGGCGGCCGTGGACGCGCTCCGCCGCCTCCGCCCGGGACTCGCCCTGCACGGCCACCGCGTCGACGCGGTCATCGCCGGCAAGGTGCTGCCCACCGGCTCGCCCGACCCCTGGCTCGCGGCCCTTTCCGGCGAGCAGCAGACCGCCCTGAAAGCCCTGGACGAGGAGTGGGCGGACCCGGACACCGGCACGGCCCTGTACGAACTGCCGCACCTCGGCCGCGAACCGCGCGGTCCGGACGACCTGGCCGTCCTGGCCGACGCGCTCGCACACCGGTCCGGCACCCCGGAGCGTCTTCCCGGGGCCCCGCACGGCGCCGTGCCGGGCCCGGGCGCCCCGGCCTGGACCGTGGAGGACCGGCGGGCGGAGGAGGGCGTGCTGGTCTGGCGCATCCCGCTGGCCGGAGCCGAGCGCGGCGACCTCGAACTGGTGCGGCGCGGGGACGAACTGATCGTCGCCGCGGGCCCGTTCCGCCGTATCGTCCCGCTGCCGCCGGCGCTGCGCCGCTGCACCGTGTCCGGGGCCGGGCTGTCCGGCGGCGAGCTGCGGGTCCGCTTCGTGCCCGAGCCCGGTCTGTGGCCCCGCGCCACCTGA
- a CDS encoding DUF5304 domain-containing protein: MSDPTEHPATEPAGTPATGAAPAADADAWSTACAEDLAAEKARRRAQEGRPPGSAAEELLKLADAVADRLSSLQLPVAGLAAQSAVQQLVNRAKAAVEPVVERNPDVFDHLAAAGSELLAAYRSAVERQESDWTRGTADPGRRGADGESGEGPEDPGGPSGSGRIDLD, from the coding sequence ATGAGCGATCCCACCGAGCACCCGGCCACCGAGCCCGCCGGGACCCCGGCCACCGGGGCGGCCCCCGCCGCCGACGCCGACGCCTGGTCCACGGCCTGTGCCGAAGACCTCGCCGCCGAGAAGGCGCGCCGCCGCGCCCAGGAGGGCCGGCCGCCCGGCAGCGCCGCCGAGGAACTGCTCAAACTGGCCGACGCCGTCGCGGACAGGCTCTCCTCGCTCCAGCTCCCGGTCGCCGGTCTGGCCGCGCAGAGCGCCGTGCAGCAGCTGGTGAACCGGGCGAAGGCCGCCGTGGAGCCGGTCGTGGAGCGCAACCCGGATGTCTTCGACCACCTCGCCGCCGCCGGCTCCGAGCTGCTCGCCGCCTACCGCTCCGCCGTCGAGCGCCAGGAGAGCGACTGGACCCGGGGCACCGCGGACCCCGGGCGCCGGGGGGCGGACGGGGAGAGCGGCGAGGGACCGGAGGACCCGGGGGGTCCGTCCGGAAGCGGGCGCATCGACCTCGACTGA